From one Triticum urartu cultivar G1812 chromosome 3, Tu2.1, whole genome shotgun sequence genomic stretch:
- the LOC125544161 gene encoding S-type anion channel SLAH2-like, with translation MELSNKDVQIQMASQLSEQSSREDLPSLLIQVPSRTIAGFDCVGRDAVTPAALNEQNSKDTVISIQAPATPPAVAPVRAYDDTQIPYSLSLSMPASPSGLHFSQFRAASVSRNEARAAAAPSDTKQVEVQSPRLLQQTRFHSQPILHASQINDGARRAEGTRDKRFDPFKTFSGRLERQLSNLRGRPLDPMDLGSHHSKISEETDQVPGTDRYFDALEGPELDTLRATEVAVLPNDEQWPFLLRFPISAFGMVLGVSSQAILWKTLATAPPTVFLHVSLAVAHALWYISLALMGLVSCIYLLKIVFYFEAVRREFHHPIRANFFFAPWIACLFLVQGAPRELAQVHHGVWYMLMAPIFCLELKIYGQWMSGGQRRLSKVANPSNHLSIVGNFVGALLGAKMGIREGPIFFFAVGLAHYIVLFVTLYQRLPTNVTLPKELHPVFFLFVAAPSVASMAWAKINGEFDNGARIAYFIALFLYMSLAVRINFFRGFRFSLAWWAYTFPMTGASIATITYATEVTNVLTRTLSIGLSGIATVTVAGLLVTTMFHAFVLRDLFPNDVSIAITRRKPKFSKILAHFRSSSSDMKELVLSVSKSPNADSDSSVTETDPSVSKGKAEP, from the exons ATGGAGTTGAGCAACAAAGACGTCCAAATCCAAATGGCCAGCCAGCTGAGCGAGCAGTCGTCCAGAGAAGACCTCCCGTCGCTGCTCATCCAGGTTCCGTCTAGGACTATCGCCGGCTTCGACTGCGTCGGCCGGGACGCCGTCACCCCCGCCGCCCTGAACGAGCAGAACAGCAAGGACACTGTCATTAGCATCCAGGCGCCGGCGACCCCACCAGCAGTTGCCCCTGTGCGCGCGTACGACGACACGCAGATACCCTACTCCCTTTCCCTCAGCATGCCGGCGTCGCCGTCGGGGCTCCACTTCTCGCAGTTCAGGGCGGCGTCCGTGAGCCGCAACGAggcgcgcgcggcggcggcgccctCCGACACCAAGCAGGTGGAGGTGCAGTCACCGCGGCTGCTGCAGCAGACGCGGTTCCACTCGCAGCCGATCCTCCATGCGTCCCAGATCAACGACGGGGCGCGCAGGGCCGAAGGCACGCGCGACAAGAGGTTCGATCCGTTCAAGACCTTCTCCGGCCGGCTTGAGCGGCAGCTCTCCAACCTGCGCGGCCGGCCGCTGGACCCCATGGACCTCGGCTCCCACCATTCCAAGATCTCCGAGGAGACCGACCAGGTTCCGGGCACCGACCGCTACTTCGACGCCCTGGAAGGCCCCGAGCTCGACACCCTCAGG GCCACGGAGGTGGCGGTGCTGCCGAACGACGAGCAGTGGCCGTTCCTGCTGCGGTTCCCGATCAGCGCCTTCGGGATGGTCCTGGGCGTGAGCAGCCAGGCGATCCTGTGGAAGACGCTGGCGACGGCGCCGCCGACGGTGTTCCTGCACGTGAGCCTCGCGGTGGCCCACGCGCTGTGGTACATCTCGCTGGCGCTGATGGGCCTGGTGTCCTGCATCTACCTGCTCAAGATCGTCTTCTACTTCGAGGCGGTCCGGCGCGAGTTCCACCACCCTATACGCGCCAACTTCTTCTTCGCGCCATGGATCGCCTGCCTCTTCCTGGTGCAGGGCGCCCCGCGGGAGCTGGCCCAGGTGCACCACGGCGTCTGGTACATGCTCATGGCGCCCATCTTCTGCCTGGAGCTCAAGATCTACGGCCAGTGGATGTCCGGGGGCCAGCGCCGGCTCTCCAAGGTGGCCAACCCGTCCAACCACCTCTCCATCGTCGGCAACTTTGTCGGCGCGCTGCTGGGGGCCAAAATGGGCATCCGCGAGGGCCCcatcttcttcttcgccgtcggGCTCGCGCACTACATTGTCCTGTTCGTCACGCTCTACCAGCGGCTCCCCACCAACGTCACGCTCCCCAAGGAGCTCCACCCggtcttcttcctcttcgtcgCCGCCCCCAGCGTCGCCTCCATGGCCTGGGCCAAGATCAACGGCGAGTTCGACAACGGCGCCCGGATTGCCTACTTCATTGCGCTCTTCCTCTACATGTCACTG GCGGTGCGGATCAACTTCTTCAGAGGGTTCCGGTTCTCGCTGGCGTGGTGGGCGTACACGTTCCCGATGACCGGCGCGTCGATCGCGACCATAACGTACGCGACGGAGGTGACCAACGTGCTTACGCGGACGCTGTCCATCGGCCTCTCGGGCATTGCCACCGTCACGGTCGCCGGCCTGCTGGTGACCACCATGTTCCACGCCTTCGTGCTCAGGGACCTCTTCCCCAACGACGTCTCCATCGCCATCACCCGGAGGAAGCCCAAGTTCAGCAAGATCCTCGCGCACTTCCGCTCCTCCAGCTCCGACATGAAGGAGCTCGTGCTCTCCGTCTCCAAGTCGCCCAACGCCGACTCCGATTCCTCGGTCACGGAGACCGATCCGTCCGTCTCCAAAGGCAAAGCCGAGCCGTAG